The Sulfurimonas sp. HSL3-2 genome segment GCCGTGCCAGTACACGGTGCCGCACTCTTTGCACTTTTCAAAGGTGTCGAAGTACTTTCTGGTCTTAGCTTTTAGCTCCTCGATGATTTCGAGTTTCTCTATCTTCTCAAGCTCGCCGTTACACTTTATGCATCTACTCAGCGGTCTGGTCTTGTCAAAAAGCTTGTAGTGGTGAAATATCTCTTTTAACTGCTCCTCAAATCCTGCATGGACAAGATACAAAGCGTCGTGATGTTTCATCCTCTGGAAGAGTATCTTGTCGCTCGTGAGAAGAAAACGCTCCTCTTTTTGCGCGATCTCTATGATGTCGTCATCGTCGATGCTCTGAAAGTAAAGTGTG includes the following:
- a CDS encoding Mut7-C RNAse domain-containing protein, giving the protein MKFIADCHLGKIAKYLRIFGFNTLYFQSIDDDDIIEIAQKEERFLLTSDKILFQRMKHHDALYLVHAGFEEQLKEIFHHYKLFDKTRPLSRCIKCNGELEKIEKLEIIEELKAKTRKYFDTFEKCKECGTVYWHGDHYKNMLKFVDEFIAQNKKETKF